The genome window CCCCGTGCCTCTTACCGTCCCCAGCTGTGTCCTTTGGGAAGCCACCGTTCCCATCCAACGCCTCCAGCGCACGTCCTGCCCCGCTGCCCACTGTGTCGCCTCTCCGTCACAGCCACCCCATGGTGGGGCTGAAGGCTCTGGAAAGGTCAAATCTGGGAAGAGAGGACACAGGGAGGTGGCAAGCGGGTGCTCCCAGCCGGTCTCTGCCCTGTCACCGTCCTGGGGTGGGCAATGTCCCCACAGCCCCGCGGCCCCACGGTCCCTTGACGCCCGCTCCCATGGCGCGTAGGGGCGGCGAGCACCGGCCGTGCCCTCGCTCCCTGCCCTGTCGCTGTCTCTTCCcgctttcttctcttttttttttttttcttcccccccccccccccccaacacctcCCCGAGGAACgcacagggaggaggaagcacAATTTCCCATTGTGAGCGTCTTTCTCTTTATTGTTCTGCTCGGCAAAACACAGCGCGCCCGGCTAACAAACATCTCTTTATTTCCAAGCCACAGTGTCGGGGGATTCAGGGAAAACGCCACCACCACACAGGGCTCCGGCACCCCCTTGGGCTGGCAAAGCCTCCCCTCGGCATCGGCCCCCAGCGCCGGGTGgtctctgctcctgcagacaTCAGGGCGAGGGTTAATAGATGGGGAATGGCGGGGGAGACATGAGTCTCTGATGGGGGGATGCTGCTCCCATCCTTTGGGGCTCCCGCAGGTTGCGCAAGTGGGGGGCCCACTGCTCTTGCACCCCACCGGTGTTATCCTGCCCTGCTCAAAAGACCTCACAGAGGCTTCACCGTCATCACCTTAGGGCCGGGATGCTGCCGGGAGCAAAACAGGGCCACACAATGGGGCTGTGTTCTGGGCTCCCTtatcttctccctcccccagggTCCATCTCCAAGGGTGGAGGAAGCTCTTCTCAAAGGAAACACAAGACAAGCAGCGTCTGTCCCCGGCACCAAAGGACACAGTGATCCTTAGCTTCTCCGTGGCACGCAcggcacagaaaacaaacctccCTGGGGGGTAAAGCAGCACCAGGGTGGGGGCTGGCTCCTTGGCCccttgcccccagcccctgttCCAATTTGGCCGCTCGTACAGACTTCAGTGCAACAACCTGCCCTAACTTTGATGCCAGCAGGCTGGACTGGAAGCCTCTGAGGCTCTCCCAGCTCAAAACGGTCAGTGCTTTGGCTCAGTTTAATGAGCAAAAGGTGATCAGAGCTTTCCTCCCCCCATGCTGAGAAAGGCGAAAGTGCAGCAGCACCGCAAGCTCCTCTCCCGCATCTCCCCCTAGTTGTTCTGTGGGTCCGTGGCTGTTCAGAGAGCACCCGTGATCTCCCTCCATCACGCTTCCCATGCCCGCTGCTGCAAAAGTGGATCCCGATTCGCCCCCCAGCAGCATTCAGCCCCGGGCTGAGTCAGGGCTCCTTGGCACGTGGATGCCCTTTCCCAGCTCCGTGGTACCACGAATGAGCTGAGTGGTTTCTTGCATTTTTCCCAAGTGAAGGCAACAGCTCTACCCCTTGGCTCTCACAAAACCACAGCCCGGCGCAGGACACTTGCCAGGGCTTCCAAACGTGACTCATTCCCCTTCCCGGTCCTGTTGGCGTCAGGGCATGACCCCAGCCTGATGCTCCTTATCTGAGATCATCATTTGGCCTGGCGCTGTGGAAAGGAGTGACCCGTCACTTCCCAAACACATGCCAAGCTTTATTTCTCggctcctttttctcttcctctccctttttgGGATTTGTACCCGCTCTCGGTGTGTTACAAACACCTCTCTGCACTAGCAGAAGcagccaaagaaaagcaaatgtgctCCAGCTCCCCCCAGACTTGTTGCTGTTAGCTTCTGGCTCTGCTCCTCGCCCTCATTTATCAAGGCTCAGCTTCTTCTCCTCCCCACGCAGCCCCACAGGTAACCCCTGCACCGACAGGCTCCTCAACCATCATTTTTCATACTGACCAGGGAGTTTAAACCTGGCTTTGCTGAGCCGGCCGGAGCTCAGCACCTCTCAGCAGGTCTATCCCACCGCCCTTGCTGCACCAGCCTccatctcctctgcctgccccagtcCCCCAAAACCATCACGTCTCTCCTGTGCCAAACCTCCAGAAAGGCTGAAACCTCAGGTGTCCCCCAGCCACGACTCCCCCCGTATCCCAAATCCCACCCCGCCGAGATGGATGCTGACACCAAAAGCCCTGCGTCCTTCCCCGGCACAGTGGCCCGAGCCACCTGCTGTGGCAAAACCAGGTGCCAAGGTGTGTGAGGGCGGCCAGCCCGGGGTTTCCGTGTTGGCAGCACCGTCCCGCTCCCAACTGGTTCTTCCAACTGTGGGAAGCACCGAGGCgagggcaggacctggcagcCGCCCTGGCAGGCGGAGTTTGCAGCCCCAGCACGTCTCTCCTCGTGTCTCCCCAGTTTCAGGGAGTttgcctgccctgggcaccccaTGGCATGGCTGAGCACACTGCTGCCTCAAGGCTCCGGCTCTCCGGGCTGTGCTTCCTCCTCCAAATCCTCACCATCATCCTCTTTGCCATCTTTGTCCGGTACAGCCCagagagcagccccagcctctgctcccagcagctgaacTGCAGTTGGAGAAACCAGGACTCGGGTTTTCAGCACCCTCGTGAGTACCCCAGCCTCGGGTGGGCACAGAGCGTGGCTCTCCCTGGtccccaggtgctgctgaggGGGTGGCATGGGATGTCACCAGGCTGCAGACCTGTCACAGCATCCAGCTCCAGAGTAGAACAGAGGAGGGGGAGCATCAAGCGCCAGGGTTGGGATAACGGTGCATCCCGCTGAGGAGGGGCTGGCGGGTGGAAAGCAGACATGCTGCAAGGATTTCCTACGTGCTTGGACAAAGCCAGGACCCAAATATTTGGGTCTGGAAGATGcatttcagcagctggagcacagaggGGACCACTCAGCCCAGTGATAAACCTGGGAttgtccccccaccccccaggggggcagcacagcagctttggGGATCTGCAAACCTTCCCACTGACCTGCTGGGCTTTGCAGTACTGAGGGATTTTCACTGGGCTCCTTCCACGGAGGATCTGGCTCCCTCGATGCTGCCAGAGCATCCAACTCGGGGCTGGAGGGCCATCCCGCTGGCACCCTCCTCCTGCAGGTGGGCATCACTGTGAAGCCCATCCCGAGCTGGGGAATGAGGGACTGACCCTGGCTTTTCCAAGGCAAGGGCAAGGCAGATGAGTGGAGAGGAGCCTCTGGAGCACcctggcagagggaggggagccCAGCCGAGCCGAGCTTCCCGGCAGGCAGCGAGCAGCAGGCAGGTTCTCCCGGTTTCACCTGCCCACGTAACCCCACCCGGCACAGGCAGTGACTCACAGCTCTGGCACACGGTAAAGGATGGGACACAACCCTCAGCACTGCCGAAGGGTGCAAAGGGCATTTAGCCCAAGCGAGAATCACATCCCCCCTCCTCTGGTTTGCCATCAGATTAATCCCATTTTTCCGTTCACCCTTTTGTTCTTCTTACCCCCTGAAGCGGGACGGGCTGTTTTCAGGGGCGGCAGAGAGGTCCAGGGGGGTGGCTGATAGCTCAGACCTACCTTTGCACCGGTGTAAATGGGTGCAAAAGGCTCCTGGCCACCCTAAGAGgtttctgggctgcagggtgaACCACGTGCGTGTACCGAGGTATCTGCACAGGGCGGCTGTGAATGGGGTGGCCAGGCGCCACCGCAAAGGCTGGTGGGGGCCAAGTCAGGCGGGGAGGCCTTTACCTGTCACTTGCACAAGCAACACCCGCACGCGCTCTCTGCTAGAGATCTCCAAGGGAGATCCAAGGCCAGATCCACCACGGTTCCAGAGACATGTAGGTGGAGCGAGGCTGATTTCTATTGATTGAAACTTTCAGGTCCCCAAaacctgctggagcagggggtgtCAGAGCCCCTTTGGGGGGACTAGCAAGTAAGGAGGGTGGCTGCTTGCCCTCAACATCTCCAGACCCAtccttctgcctctcctctgcCAGGTTTCCGGAATGTCCACCTCCAAGTTCTCCTTGGCTTTGGGCTCCTGGTGGCCTTCCTTGGCCGCTACGGGCCAGGCAGCGTGGCCATCAGCATCCTTATCGTGGCCTTCGCCATCCAGTGGGCTGTACTGATCCAgggctttttctccttcttcctgaATGGCAAAATTTACGTGGGAGCTCAGAGGTAAGgcaggaaggagctgctgcttcccagccgCCATCGTCCTGGGTCCAGCCCTGGCACACTGGCTCCCTCCTCTGTAAAactcacagctctgctttggaGGAGGATGGTGAGGACCAGGAGGATCAGGCTTCTGGGTTATTCGGGGACCACACTAGTAAGGGTCATGGAAGTACAGCCAGGCATTTAGGGGGGCACATTGGCCCCAGCTGTCCCTTCGTCACCAGCATCGCAAGGCTCAGGCTGCCTGTTCAGCTCGCAGGAGCAGTGGGATGCAGGGTCCAGGCTGCAGGCTCAGCTCCCATCCCCCCAAtgctgctctcccctcctgtgttcacccccccagcagcactgggtcCAGCCCCAcaccttccctctccttcccagcatGGTCAGCGCCGACTTCTGCACCGCGGCCGTGCTGATCTCCACCGGAGCTGTTCTGGGCAGGGTAaaccctgcccagctgctgctgctgaccctGCTGGGAGTCACCCTCTTCACCCTCAATGAATACATCCTGCTCAGCCTCATGGGGGTGAGTCACcgattgggggggggggggggtggcacCAGAAAGCAGGTGGCCATGGGTTTAGAGTCCTCAGGTCAGGACCTGCCTTGTCTGTAGAGACAAATCCCACCTTCCCGCTTCTTGCACAGTGTTTTTCTGTACTCACCAGGTAAGCGACAGCGGGGGCTCCTTGACCGTCCACACCTTCGGTGCTTATTTCGGCTTGATGGTTTCACGGATCCTGCACCAGCCCCATACAGCcaagaggaaagagcagcaaGACACAGGCCACCAGCCAGATATCTTTGCTGTCATCGGTACAGAGCTCAAATCCTACAACATCAGAGTCAGAGACATGGTGGAGGGACCATAGCTAACATCAAAACCTGTTCCCTTTCCCCACAGGAACCATCTACCTGTGGATCTTCTGGCCCAGTTTCACCTCAGCCACCACCATCCGTGACAATCCTGAGCCCTGGGCAGTGCTCAACACCTACTTCTCGCTGGCGGCGAGCACCCTGGCCACCTTTGTCCTCTCACCTGTCCTCTACGAGGAGAGCACCCTGTGGGCGGTAGGTCCTCTCCTGGGACAAACCCAGGTCTCATGCACTACCTGCATCCCGTCCTACAGGAACAGCCAGCATGTATACACCCTGGGGCAAAAGGGGATGCTCGTTAGGCTTTCTTAGCTTCATTAAGACCCAGAGTGATCCCCAAGGAAGCCCAAATTaccccagccccatgctggtGTCCTCCACGCAGCCAATCCCCCTGCCCACATCCTGCTCCACCAGGTTCAGATCCAGGATGCCGCCTTGGCTGGTGCGGCCGTGATGGGTATGGCCGGGGAGATGCTGGTCACCCCCTTCGGGGCCCTCAGCGCGGGGTTTCTGGCCGGCTTGATCGCCCCACTTGGCTTCAGATTCCTCACGGTGAGTCACCTTGGGACAGCCGAGGACACCGGTCCCAAGTCGGGGGACCACCCGCCTTTGGGGGAGGCTGCACTGCCAACCTGCAGCTCCCCAACCCTCCAAAGACcgagctgcagcacagcatccctgggcaaGCAGCCCCCATCCGAACCCTGGCTCTTCCTGACGCTCTTCCCAGCCCGTCCTGTGCTCCAGGCTGAAAATCCAGGACACGTGTGGGGTTCACAACGTCCACGGGCTGCCAGGGATCCTGGGCGCCTTGCTGGGGACACTGCTGGCGGCACTGGCCACCGCAGATGCTTACGGTGGCAGGTGAGAAGAGGCAGAACCAGGGGTGCCAGTGACTCCATGTGCCAAGCTGGGGCCACCACAACCCCTGAAATCAGCGATGCTCCACGCACCCCCTTACAGCACATCCCCCGGAACCACAAGCGGAGCCCCCCGtttccctgcctccccaaaACCCTGTCCCCGCTCCGGTTtgcaggctggagctggtgtTCCCACTGGTGGCCCAGGGCAGCCGGACACCCCGCGGCCAGGCGCTCTGCCAGCTCTGCGCCCTGCCCATCACCCTGCTGCTCGCCACGCTCGGGGGCTGCCTCACGGGTGAGTTTTGCCCCCGGTGGGTCCGAGGAATTGAAGGacttggggggggaaaaagcaagacCAGCCCCGAACTGGACCCTCCCCATTAACCTGGGCGGGCAGAGCGCAGCGGGTTCGGTGCTGCGCAAACCCCCTGGGgttggggctggggctggtgctgtccccgggggctgggggtcccctcCGGGCCGGGGtcggggctggggctgcccccagGGCCGGGGTTcgagcagcccagccccacgctGCCGCTAGATGTCAGGGGAAGCCCGGTGAGAGGAGCCGGTCTggggcggccgccccgctcTCAGACGCCCTCGCCCGGCTTTCGGCATCCTCAGGAGCCGTCCTGAAAATGAAGGGGCTGAGATCTCCCCCGGACACGCCGTGCCTGGAAAATACGGTCCTCTGGCAGGTAAAGCTGAGGACTTGCTggtaaaaaccccaaaaccaaaaaaaaaatcccacccccAAAGAGCTTTACAGCCCTCAGGCAGCAGGGGTTGGATGCTTCCCCCGCTTCCctcctctgaacagcagcatttaGGGTGGGAGACGGCTTCATTGAAGCCCCTTAGGCCCCCCTCATCCAGTCCCGATTTGCCCCAAACGAGGCACATTTCTGCCCTTCTCCATGTCTCTGCGTCGGTGCAGGTGCCCGAGGAAGGATGTGACCCCAGGGCAAGCGAAAAGGAACCAGGCACCAGCACCTTGGTCTAATGACCCCACCAGTGAGGTCCTGCACCACCAGGCTCAACCCTCTACCAGCATCACCAGTGCCAGATAGCTTCTGGCAGCCTGAATGTCCCAGCAGTCTGCTCCGGAGACAGCCAGGCTTGTCCCCATGCAGGAGCCACCTCCTGGTCCCAGCGGTTTtgggagcaggtgggtgcccacAGGTCTTTGCAGGGTGAAGAGATGCTGCAGTGATACAGGTCCTTGCTGTAGGAGCGACCTGGCTTGCTCCAAGGACACCTCAGGGTGTCTGGACTTAGCTCtgctccgtgcctcagtttccccatcgACTGCTCTCTGAAGAGAGGAAGGGCATGAGGGGGGCTGTGTTGGGGAAGGGGCATACCAGGCtccccagagagcagcagaaactTTCTACAGACATTTTTGTACACAATTAAACCACGTAGATCTTTTGTAGCTTCAGGATTTGCTGGTGAATTCATGCGGCACCtgcccagctttgctgcctgagtttccttcaggtttctttccagggaggaaagcaaagcccCCAAGACCCCCCTTCACCCTAAAGACTGGTGCCCCTGCGGTGGGTTTCATGGGTTGCTGCATCCCAGTTGTCCCTCTCCCCTAGGCAGGGGGACTCTCCTGGAGCTTTGGCCACCAGAAGCTGCGacagcccagagcagccagcacccaggggtGAGACCAGGGTGGCACCAGGGTCCCCAGCGTAGGACCCTTACCACCTTGCACCAGGGACTGGGACCAAGAAAAAGCCCCCCTCCTCAAAACAGGAAAGCGTCCCCCAGGATGCACCGCCACTGGGAAAGGGATGCTCCTGTGGTCATTGCAGCCCCCAGGTGCCCCTGCTTTCCAGGACCCCCAGTAGCACCCAGCACCCCGGAGCAGGTTTGAGCACCCTGGGAATGTAGCAGCCTGAGCGAGACCAAGGGGGTgtcctgcagcacctggagcagGGGCACAGCCCCGGGGGGGGACAGTGGCCGTGCTGGGGGTCCCCGGTCAGAGGCGGCCCTGGGGGTACCCACCTCCAGCACACCCAGGGAGGCTGCCAGACGCTTTCACACCTCCAGTGCCAGACTCTGGCGCTCGCCATGTGGGGTTCCCGTGGGTGCAGgtgtccccagctgccagcactgtcccccggggagggggccacagccacagcccacGCAGCGGGGACAAGGGGTTCAGGGCCAGTGCAGCAAGGTTTGGGGTAAGTGGTTTGCTACCCAGCCAAAGCGGTCACATTTGGGACTGTCTTGTTGTAATACCTGCTGCTGTTGAAACATTGATgtaatcatttttttaaaaaaataatttctaagatgcaaaaaaaaaaataatcaaaaaatcATGTGGTTGCAGGCTGATcataaaacagcatttttaaacagGGCTCTTTATCCTTTCTAAAAGGAATTAAATCAAATTAGAGAAAATATGGAGTCCCACACATTGCTCCatagcagaaatgcaaaaacgTCTCCCTTCGAAATAAGCCAAACCATCGCTTTAACTTTTCCAATTTCAGCTGTTTGTCACAGAAAACCTGGTGAAACCAAGACATTTGCTAAATGCTTTGGTGCCACTGAGTTTCCACAGCAAAACAGAGGGAAGTGGGCCGCGgggctccatccctgctgccaaTGCAAGCCCTGGGGAGGGTTTCTGCTGTCCCCGCTCCGTGAGgagaccccagccccactccaCGCTGAGGTCACAGAGGAGGACGCGTCCCGTGTGTCCACATCCCGGTGGCGTGCACCGCTGCCCGGTGCCATGTCGTGGGGGAACGATATGAGATGGAGAAGCGGCACGAGGGCTGGTGCCCCAGCAAGTGGGTGCCAGGCTCCAtcaccacccccagccccgcaccaccccctccccacctcacctccttcccagccctcttccctctctttcccagacagcccctttcccctttttgaTCTCCTCGCAGCACGTTTCAAAAGCAACCCACTGCGCCGGGAAGAAAAGCCCCTCCAGTGAGATCATTGCGAGACCTCCAGACGTAGGGGTCAGGTGTGAAACGgacctccctcctcctcctctcccccatcccctctGAAAGACTGTTATGTTTTGTAATCGGATTAGGGGAGCCCTGCGCCCTCCCCACTCCCATTTACCAGCACGACCAGCTTGTGCACCGCCGCTCTCCCCGCAGATTGTTTAAGCGAGCCGGCCGCGAGCGGAGAGCTCGCCCGTGCAGCGGTGAGGGTAGAGGTTCGGACGGCGAGAGCCTGAAAGGTTTAGTCAGTGAACAAATTGCTTCTCTGTAGGGGCCGTTTTCTTCCCAAGTTGAACATAATGATGGCAGTTTGGGGAACAGATGGTGCAGCTAAGCAGATAATCCCGCCGGCCCTGCTAGCTCGGGGAGAGGCAGCGCTGGCTCTGCCCACAGCTCCGGGGGTCTGTCCCGGGACACGGTGGGTcaaggcaggggctgggtgATGATCGCACCCCGGCAGGGTGCAAGAAGCTTGGGTGACCCCCCCCTTCACACCTTTTCCTCTTTGAGGGTGGTTTGGGCGCCAGACGCGgcttgtgcctcagtttccccagcccCAAGGGGAGCTTTCTGCTCTGTGGCTTTTCAAAGCAGGGCTCGCCCTCAGATCACAGCTTGACGTACCGGGAGACAGCACCGCTTTCCCAGCACAAGAGCAAGGGGTAACTGAGAAACCCTCGCTTTTATTCTCACGTTCCTGTTCCGCCTCTCCCTCCAGCAATATTCAAGATGTGaaaagagctggaggagaaatTCTGCCAGCTCGCAGGGGCTGGGTGCACGGTGCTCATGTGGCATTGGTGATGCTGGGACCTGCCTGCTACACGAGTCTTTATATAAAATACGTCAGCAGGAAAAGCCCAAggtcccaccaccaccacgcaggcaggggagggcatGGACACATCTGCACAGGGCGAGccctccccacctgcccttGCCACACTGGCACCAGGGTCCCCTTCCCCATGCCGCGGGGCTCTCACAGCCTGCAGGACACATTCCAGACACACCACACCGCATCCCGGCTTCCAGGGGGTTCATTTAATTCatgccccctcccctctgccagcctTGTCCCCTGAGAGCCCTGACTGACAGCTCCCTTGCCCTCTCCTGCGGCAGCCCAGCTGCCGAGAGACCTGCCTAAATCACCTCTTGCTAATGCAGAAGCTCAATCAGCTGCTCAAAGGGTGTTTtacaaggaaaagcaataaCAACATCTATCTGTTACAGCTGGGGAAACTAAGGCACACAAAGAGGTGCCTGAGAGTCCATTGGAATTAGAGGCAGGACAAAGCCCCGGCTCCCTGAGCTCCCTGCATACGTGTCCTTACAAAtccgcagccccccccccccccaacctcccctcccccccccccagaccaGCTGATGCTGCGTGCTGTTTGATGGAAAGCCAGCTAATCGTCTTTCCCACCTTCGTTAGAGTGTGAATCGTTATCCAGGCGACACCTGTAAAGCTCCTTGTCAGACGAGGCTGGTGCACACGTCTAATAATGGGCACCATATGGGAGAGGGAAGGCtcaggagaggagcaggggcCTGACCATCCCCGCGCCAAACAAAGAGCAGCGCCCAACGGCTTCCCATCGTGGCACAGCATCACCAGCACCAGCATCGGGCCACTTGAAAGACTGGCAGCACCGTGCCGCAGCGAGGGAAGAGCCCAGGCAGTGGAGAAGAGCCGCCGCTCATGGTACTACACACCTCGATGACTCCCTAAGCGGCCCttggaaaaggacctgggaaaAGCAAACCACAGCTTGAGAGGGCAGGCTAAAGGCAGGAAAGTcatccagccctgctccccaaaGCCTGGGACCGGGCACCCCAAATCCACCGAGGTGCATCCCACTGTGCCTCGGAGCATCCTCTCGCTGCCAGCGTGGCAG of Falco rusticolus isolate bFalRus1 chromosome 19, bFalRus1.pri, whole genome shotgun sequence contains these proteins:
- the RHBG gene encoding ammonium transporter Rh type B, yielding MAEHTAASRLRLSGLCFLLQILTIILFAIFVRYSPESSPSLCSQQLNCSWRNQDSGFQHPRFRNVHLQVLLGFGLLVAFLGRYGPGSVAISILIVAFAIQWAVLIQGFFSFFLNGKIYVGAQSMVSADFCTAAVLISTGAVLGRVNPAQLLLLTLLGVTLFTLNEYILLSLMGVSDSGGSLTVHTFGAYFGLMVSRILHQPHTAKRKEQQDTGHQPDIFAVIGTIYLWIFWPSFTSATTIRDNPEPWAVLNTYFSLAASTLATFVLSPVLYEESTLWAVQIQDAALAGAAVMGMAGEMLVTPFGALSAGFLAGLIAPLGFRFLTPVLCSRLKIQDTCGVHNVHGLPGILGALLGTLLAALATADAYGGRLELVFPLVAQGSRTPRGQALCQLCALPITLLLATLGGCLTGAVLKMKGLRSPPDTPCLENTVLWQVPEEGCDPRASEKEPGTSTLV